The nucleotide sequence GGGGACGTCGACGAGGACCTCCTGGACGGTGGTGGCGCCGTGGACGCGCATGACGCACGCGTGCTGCACCGGCAGCTCGAGGGAGCGGAGCGCGCCCATCAGCCTCGCCGGCGCGTGGCGGGCGCCCGTCGTGGtgacgcgcacggcggcggcgtcgcgcccCATCTTGCGCACCTCCACGGCCTCGTCGAGCccgggggcggcgccgccgccgccgccgccgccgtggtacgaggcgttgccgccgccgccgcaggagctCGGCTCAAACCTCGCAGCGGCGGCCTGCCTCGCGTCGGACTCGAGGCGGGCGACGCGGGCGCGGAGCTCGGCGAtgtaggcggcggcgtcggcgaggagggaggcctTGTCCATGCGGGACACGGTAGGCACCGCGGCGCGGAGGTCGCAGAACCGGCGGTTCAGCTTCTCCCGGCGCTGCCGCTCGGCCTCCACGTGGCTCACCGTCGGCCCGTCCGGCCGCGGCCCGGGCTTCCTCCCCCGCCGCTTCGCcggccgctgcgccgccgccgcctcgaagctcctcGGCAGCTCGGACAGCTCCGAGTCCGGCGACAGCGAGCCCCCGGCGAACACGGGccacagctcgccgccgcccacatCCTCCTCGTTCTTGGCCATCACCACGTCGCCCATCAGCCATTCGTCCGGGACCTCGCAGGACGTGAACTCGAGcaccgcgtgcgccgccgccgccgccgcgccggtggagAACAtggacgacggcgagggcggcgagaACGACGAGCACGGCGAGAGCAGCTCGTCCATGGCTCGCCGGCGTCACTGCTTAAGCTTACTTTAGCTGCTTCTCCCAATCCGGGTAGCTGTGCATCTGCTTTTATACTGCCAGCACATTTTGCGATTAGGACCTCGTTGAACCCTTCATATCTCACAAAGGGGCCCAATCCTCTCATGCCTGagactgacaagtgggccccatcCTCTCACTAAGgatggctggaggaggagaggtagCAATTGATCTGCTAGTGTAGACGTGAGAGACCACAGTGAGAAATAAAGCCTTAAGTCAGTCAACAAAACTCCACAAATATGTGTACCTTGGCAAATTTAGAGACTGAAAttaacttctcttgtttgtttaGTTTGCTTGTTAGACTTCTGttccttttctcattttctctttCTATATATGGACATACTCctttatgctttttttttaataaatcacttagatgtACTTAAGGCTACATATTGCTCTATGACAAAGGTGATAGAGTAAGTTTATAAAATTGTAAGTTTATACATATTACCTCGATCCGTTCTCAAATAAATGTCGATTCATAGTACATGGGGTCGAACCTCGGAACTTTACATATTAGTTAATGTAAAAATATTAAGATTTTACATGAGAAAATAATATAGGTAGATttatgataaaaaatattttctatagttatattttttatagcttctataaacatatatgaaaAAGGTAGTGATGTCAGTCGATGATCAGTTCTTTCTTCCTCTATCAGTTCAAGCATATGAGGAATATAAAGTTTTCCTGGAGGATGTTACCCAAATCTCTTTGAACTCCATGGTGCATAAATGGGCATACATCTGGGGTAATGATCTTTATTCTTCTCAGAAATTCTATAAGCTATCATTTTGGTCTATACAGCCAGCCAGCAGGAACCCTTCCATGGATCTGGTACACCAAATTATACATGAAGGTTAAAGTCTTTGCCTGGTTGTTGTTCCTAGATAGAGTTAATACAAGAGATTTGTTGGAATGAAGACATTGCAAACCGCCAAATGTTCCTATTACTTGTGTTTTATGCTTCCTGGGTCTGCGAGAAACTAGAGAGCATATTTTCCAGTGCCCTTTTGCAATTGCTTGCTGGAACACAATTGGTTTTTCTTGGGACACAACACAGGAATTTCATCAAATGCTGCAATCTCATAGGAGTGCCCGACCTCATCTTTCATGCTTTATGGAGATCTTTCTTGTGGCTTGTTGGCTGTTATGGAAGCAAAGGAATGATTTAATCTGTAAGCATATACAACCTTCTGTTCAGAGATGGGAAATCTCATCTCAAGGAGGAGCTAAGTCTACATTTACTTAGACATAGAATAGCTGATAGACCTATTTTGCAAACATGGATTGATGTCTTGTAATTTTCTTGCTTGTACaaatttctttcctttttatatatgaaatttaactgtgggggcttcccccactgtttcctggtaaaaaaaaaggtagtgaTGTCCAAAATGAGAACTACTAactaattatattttagaatggataaGGTAAAAAAGAAGTGAACATATACTAGTAGTAGATTTCTAATTTGGCAGGTACAATAGTACTGGTTTAGTCATTCATCGGGCAACTGATATTTCCCCATATCGTCCTAAGGCTAATcacaacccaatgactaggatggtgtccatagcattaaataagctgccacctaggatgaaaaatgaCGTGGCAAgttaataaatgaggaaagagaagtaaaccatgcctttcatgagacatggtttctacacaacatccaagacatcatgtgagataagtagcattgaatttaagtatgaaatagtgatgtttgcattgaaagagtagtgtccattactccctccattccatgatataaggcacaaccatatttttttagatattccataatataaggcata is from Oryza sativa Japonica Group chromosome 9, ASM3414082v1 and encodes:
- the LOC4347601 gene encoding transcription factor MYC2 — protein: MDELLSPCSSFSPPSPSSMFSTGAAAAAAHAVLEFTSCEVPDEWLMGDVVMAKNEEDVGGGELWPVFAGGSLSPDSELSELPRSFEAAAAQRPAKRRGRKPGPRPDGPTVSHVEAERQRREKLNRRFCDLRAAVPTVSRMDKASLLADAAAYIAELRARVARLESDARQAAAARFEPSSCGGGGNASYHGGGGGGGAAPGLDEAVEVRKMGRDAAAVRVTTTGARHAPARLMGALRSLELPVQHACVMRVHGATTVQEVLVDVPAALQDGDALRAALLQRLQDS